A window of the Dyadobacter pollutisoli genome harbors these coding sequences:
- a CDS encoding aryl-sulfate sulfotransferase gives MKCILLNFLILLAGMLLTGCGGSGIETISLSAPGRNTLKVKIDVKTTHKNSLRINYWTKNDSLTKYTTPSSPEGTEHALVLTNLRPSSQYLYQIISTDGGVETSSKVYDFKTSGYPVWIQDFFRVIAPDSASVPQTFKEGFVLIARRETPGIIFMLDAKGEIRWYHQVNGTGFKTTHFTRNKTILSILGTEEYPTSYGNEILEVSMTGDTLLHLKKGEGDFKETVHHEIILNPKSEVVTLSVQTKIMDLTSVGGTAKDTVKSDGIIVLDRKGKRVWSWSVFDVLDPLKDPKIMQEKKDWMHANSVNFDTDGNYLISFYNNGQIWKLDTKTGKVIWKFGKNGDFAMPKEVVFDQGHAVHRNAEGDIMLFDNGTSREQTRTLTFKLDEKNKTAAVTRQIILPKEIYTARMGSAYLVTSDAILQCSSKTNTVVLTNKEGRFLWMLKSRIMPYRAEFIPGKLVAPYLVNK, from the coding sequence ATGAAATGCATTTTACTCAACTTTCTGATTTTACTCGCGGGAATGCTCCTGACTGGCTGCGGCGGTTCAGGCATTGAAACGATCAGCCTGAGCGCTCCCGGCAGAAACACATTGAAAGTAAAGATTGATGTAAAAACAACTCATAAGAACAGTCTTCGGATCAACTATTGGACAAAAAACGACTCACTTACCAAATACACAACACCAAGTTCTCCCGAAGGCACTGAGCACGCCCTCGTACTGACCAATCTCCGCCCCAGCTCACAATACCTTTATCAGATCATCTCAACAGATGGCGGGGTGGAAACCAGCAGCAAAGTATACGACTTCAAAACCTCCGGTTACCCGGTCTGGATTCAGGATTTTTTCCGCGTTATCGCGCCCGATTCGGCGTCGGTACCACAGACATTCAAAGAAGGTTTTGTGCTGATCGCACGCCGTGAAACGCCCGGGATTATTTTCATGCTCGACGCAAAAGGCGAGATCCGCTGGTATCATCAGGTGAACGGTACCGGATTTAAAACCACGCATTTTACACGCAACAAAACCATTTTGTCCATTCTCGGAACGGAAGAATATCCCACGAGCTATGGAAATGAAATTCTCGAAGTATCCATGACCGGCGACACGCTGCTGCATCTCAAAAAGGGCGAAGGCGACTTCAAAGAAACGGTACACCACGAAATTATCCTGAACCCGAAAAGCGAAGTCGTCACACTGAGCGTCCAGACCAAGATCATGGACCTCACCAGCGTCGGCGGAACGGCAAAAGACACTGTGAAAAGTGACGGCATCATTGTACTCGACAGAAAAGGCAAAAGAGTATGGAGCTGGTCCGTTTTCGACGTGCTCGATCCATTAAAAGATCCCAAAATTATGCAGGAAAAGAAAGACTGGATGCATGCCAATAGTGTCAACTTCGATACCGACGGCAACTACCTGATCTCTTTTTACAACAATGGACAAATCTGGAAGCTGGATACCAAAACCGGGAAAGTAATCTGGAAATTTGGTAAAAACGGAGATTTTGCGATGCCCAAAGAAGTTGTTTTCGACCAGGGCCACGCAGTACACCGCAATGCTGAGGGAGATATTATGCTTTTTGATAATGGTACGAGCCGTGAACAAACCCGCACATTGACATTCAAACTGGACGAAAAAAACAAAACCGCCGCTGTTACCCGACAGATCATTTTACCCAAAGAAATTTACACCGCCAGAATGGGCAGCGCATACCTGGTTACCAGCGACGCAATCCTGCAATGCAGCTCCAAAACCAACACCGTCGTGCTGACAAACAAGGAAGGACGGTTTTTATGGATGCTCAAAAGCAGGATCATGCCCTATCGTGCCGAGTTTATTCCGGGCAAACTGGTCGCTCCCTATCTCGTGAACAAATAG
- the chrA gene encoding chromate efflux transporter gives MKPTLTYLFLTFLRIGATSWGGFMVLISMIQKKVVEKDGNLEANVIMEGISLASVLPGPMAVNVVSFVGYRLGGWTGAFVSVVAVLLPSFLLMLALSHLYFLYGNIPAMSHFFSGILPAVAAIIISVAVNLGEKSIKDLPQIVIAIASAVLIFFSKSYLTTLTILVGSGIFGYIFYYKPAPAQTLPEQGTSEIRASRKQYWLLIPVAALVLLFVFINKSPGIHLHKTILLTFSGMSLSQFGGGYVIIPTMQKIVVDGMKWLSDKEFVDAVAMGQITPGPIFVSATFIGYKLAGFWGALNATISIFFPTAILTVFCAKFFNKISSSALVTAIFKGLRPAIIGMIASAALTILWNNGLSIFTIAIFALALLTIMRFKIDPVYVIPVAGIIGILIL, from the coding sequence ATGAAACCTACCCTCACCTATCTTTTCCTGACATTCCTGAGGATAGGTGCGACGTCGTGGGGCGGATTTATGGTTCTCATTTCCATGATCCAGAAGAAGGTGGTTGAGAAGGACGGAAACCTGGAAGCCAATGTGATCATGGAAGGCATTTCGCTGGCCTCGGTGTTACCCGGTCCGATGGCTGTTAATGTGGTATCGTTTGTAGGTTACAGGCTGGGCGGCTGGACGGGCGCATTCGTAAGCGTCGTGGCGGTGTTGTTACCCTCCTTCTTACTCATGCTGGCCCTCTCTCACTTGTATTTTTTATACGGTAACATCCCGGCGATGAGCCATTTTTTCTCGGGAATTCTTCCGGCGGTGGCGGCGATTATCATTAGTGTGGCCGTCAATCTGGGAGAAAAGAGCATCAAAGACCTCCCGCAGATCGTCATTGCAATCGCTTCGGCGGTACTGATTTTTTTCTCAAAATCCTACCTCACTACATTGACCATTCTTGTCGGCAGCGGCATTTTCGGGTATATCTTCTATTACAAACCCGCACCGGCACAAACATTACCCGAACAGGGAACATCGGAAATCAGAGCTTCGCGAAAGCAATATTGGCTCCTGATACCTGTGGCAGCATTGGTTTTGCTCTTTGTTTTTATCAATAAAAGCCCGGGCATTCATTTACATAAAACCATCCTGCTTACCTTCTCGGGAATGAGCCTGAGCCAGTTTGGAGGCGGTTATGTGATTATCCCCACCATGCAAAAAATCGTCGTCGACGGAATGAAATGGCTTTCGGACAAGGAATTTGTAGATGCCGTCGCGATGGGTCAGATCACGCCGGGACCCATTTTCGTGAGTGCGACATTTATCGGGTACAAGCTGGCCGGGTTCTGGGGCGCGCTCAATGCAACAATTTCTATTTTCTTTCCAACGGCGATACTCACGGTTTTTTGTGCCAAATTTTTTAACAAAATCAGCAGCTCGGCCCTGGTAACAGCAATCTTCAAAGGTTTGAGGCCCGCTATTATCGGAATGATCGCCTCGGCAGCCCTGACGATTCTGTGGAATAATGGCCTGTCCATTTTTACCATTGCGATTTTTGCCCTGGCATTACTCACGATCATGCGTTTCAAAATAGACCCGGTTTACGTGATTCCCGTCGCCGGTATCATTGGAATTTTAATACTATAA
- a CDS encoding sulfotransferase — protein MTFTPVQMIGTQRSGSNLLRLMLNQLKGVSAPHPPHILERLMPLLPAYGDLNIVPNFEKLIEDVCSLVETNPVPWTGVVLDRQVILTRCAEPTLPEVTRVVYELKAESEGANVWMCKSMANIRYADDLEKYYRKPLYVHLFRDGRDVALSFKKAIVGEKHIYHIARQWKQEQDASIDLYEKLGSSRVIRLRYEDLLQNPQEELKKLCSFLGVAYSEAAMSYHESDESKETANSGLMWQNVVKPVLTDNHNKFLKELSEVDIRIFECVAGETLEKLGYQLQFEYNKNHSFSDEEIASFSKINDDLKAEFRKKLRPEDLEKRRGQEELLRKIKSQMPVHQLPSPPASSREPADLTTPIIN, from the coding sequence ATGACATTTACCCCCGTCCAGATGATCGGGACACAACGTTCCGGCTCTAATTTACTCAGACTGATGCTGAACCAGTTGAAAGGCGTATCAGCCCCTCACCCGCCGCATATTCTGGAAAGGCTGATGCCACTGCTGCCCGCATATGGAGATCTGAACATTGTCCCTAATTTTGAAAAACTGATCGAGGATGTGTGTTCACTGGTAGAAACCAATCCCGTTCCCTGGACAGGCGTCGTGCTTGACCGCCAGGTGATACTCACGCGGTGCGCGGAACCTACGCTTCCTGAAGTTACCCGCGTGGTGTATGAACTGAAAGCTGAGAGTGAGGGCGCAAATGTGTGGATGTGTAAAAGCATGGCAAATATCCGTTACGCCGACGATCTTGAAAAATACTACCGCAAACCCCTATACGTCCACCTTTTCCGCGACGGCCGCGATGTGGCGCTATCATTCAAAAAAGCCATTGTTGGCGAAAAACACATTTACCACATTGCCCGTCAATGGAAGCAGGAGCAGGACGCGTCGATTGATTTGTACGAAAAGCTGGGTAGCAGCCGGGTGATCAGGCTTCGGTATGAAGATCTGCTTCAAAACCCGCAGGAAGAACTAAAAAAGCTGTGCAGCTTCCTTGGAGTTGCATATTCGGAAGCCGCTATGTCCTACCACGAATCAGACGAATCGAAAGAAACAGCCAACTCAGGACTCATGTGGCAGAATGTCGTGAAACCCGTATTGACGGATAATCACAACAAGTTTTTGAAAGAATTGAGTGAAGTCGATATCCGGATTTTTGAATGCGTCGCTGGTGAAACCTTGGAAAAACTCGGCTATCAACTTCAATTTGAGTACAACAAAAACCATTCATTTTCCGACGAAGAAATCGCTTCATTTTCGAAAATCAATGATGATTTGAAAGCCGAATTCAGAAAAAAACTCCGCCCGGAAGACCTTGAAAAAAGGCGCGGCCAGGAGGAGCTTTTAAGGAAAATCAAATCACAAATGCCTGTACACCAGTTACCTTCGCCGCCTGCCTCTTCAAGGGAGCCTGCTGATCTGACAACTCCAATTATTAACTAA
- a CDS encoding alpha/beta fold hydrolase: protein MKKWLPLLLLMLSFPSFSQEKMVNVNGIDHHLLTKGFEKRKPGSPVLIFENGMGMGSGNWNTVFDELSKVAPVVAYDRQNIEKSGKIYQLPTPRRVADNLKGILGELKIAPPYVLVGHSMGGVYIRAFAGYYPDDVAGLVFVDPADFTETKDDWNQIFRTIGVPEKRIDEMIYQRLYVASKVDSVRYGPWSEGQVLTELRKTDFAELSSLPVPQVPIYFFVGGKFEVPADRRSKDYNHELFFDVKNNSNMARWKRFIHSSHKPGALIYLTNSGHFIHRDDAPMVIGNIKMLIEGLEK from the coding sequence ATGAAAAAGTGGTTGCCTTTGCTTCTGCTAATGCTCTCATTCCCTTCCTTTTCTCAGGAAAAAATGGTGAATGTGAATGGTATCGATCATCATTTGCTGACCAAGGGTTTTGAGAAGAGAAAGCCGGGTTCTCCTGTGCTCATTTTTGAGAATGGAATGGGAATGGGCTCTGGCAACTGGAATACAGTGTTCGACGAACTTTCCAAAGTAGCTCCCGTAGTTGCCTATGACAGGCAGAATATTGAAAAATCAGGCAAAATATACCAGCTACCCACACCGCGCCGGGTGGCCGACAATCTCAAAGGGATACTCGGTGAATTGAAAATTGCCCCGCCATATGTACTCGTCGGGCATTCGATGGGCGGAGTTTACATCAGGGCTTTTGCGGGATACTATCCAGATGACGTGGCAGGCTTGGTGTTCGTTGACCCGGCAGATTTCACGGAGACAAAAGACGACTGGAATCAGATTTTCAGAACCATTGGAGTGCCCGAAAAACGGATTGATGAAATGATCTACCAACGGTTGTATGTGGCTTCAAAAGTAGATTCAGTGCGTTATGGGCCATGGAGTGAGGGCCAGGTGTTGACGGAGTTACGCAAAACAGACTTCGCAGAACTCAGCAGTTTGCCGGTTCCCCAGGTACCAATCTACTTCTTTGTCGGTGGAAAATTCGAAGTTCCAGCAGACCGCAGGAGCAAAGATTACAACCATGAATTGTTCTTTGACGTGAAAAATAATTCAAATATGGCAAGGTGGAAAAGATTCATTCATTCCTCTCATAAACCCGGCGCGCTGATTTACCTCACAAATAGCGGTCACTTCATACACCGCGACGACGCCCCGATGGTGATAGGCAATATCAAAATGCTCATCGAGGGCCTGGAAAAGTAA
- a CDS encoding DUF72 domain-containing protein, translating into MQKNSESQPQFFSGTSGLVLPVRNKSFLPPEFQSKTRLRYYSTIFNSIEINSTFYKLPLARTIAKWAGEVPDTFRFTFKLWREITHIKNLSFQPEDVVRFIEIINQVGDKKGCLLVQFPPSLKIGMASQLEKLCTVISEANAANAWKIALEFRHNSWYHEDIYDLLNEFGFGVVIHDKPGSVTPFGSSDVDFTYLRFHGPNGDYKGHYDAAFTEDYSQMIREWLHEGLTVYTYFNNTMGDAVSDLRQLNLSLRR; encoded by the coding sequence ATGCAAAAGAATTCCGAAAGCCAACCTCAATTTTTCTCGGGAACAAGCGGCCTGGTCTTGCCGGTTCGGAACAAATCATTTTTACCGCCGGAGTTTCAAAGCAAGACCCGACTGCGGTATTACTCGACCATTTTCAACAGCATTGAGATCAATAGCACCTTTTACAAGCTTCCTTTGGCTAGAACTATTGCCAAATGGGCCGGTGAAGTTCCTGATACATTCCGGTTTACATTCAAACTTTGGAGAGAAATCACGCACATCAAGAATCTATCTTTTCAGCCTGAGGATGTAGTCCGGTTTATCGAAATCATCAATCAGGTGGGAGATAAAAAGGGATGCTTGCTAGTGCAATTTCCGCCTTCGCTGAAAATTGGCATGGCATCGCAGCTTGAAAAATTGTGTACGGTAATATCGGAGGCAAATGCCGCTAACGCCTGGAAGATTGCGCTCGAATTCCGTCACAACTCCTGGTACCACGAAGATATTTATGACTTGCTTAATGAATTTGGCTTCGGTGTCGTGATCCATGACAAACCGGGCTCCGTCACGCCATTTGGCAGTTCCGACGTTGATTTTACATACCTGCGTTTTCATGGACCAAACGGAGATTACAAGGGACATTACGACGCGGCATTTACTGAGGATTACAGTCAGATGATCCGCGAATGGCTGCATGAGGGGCTGACCGTGTACACTTACTTTAACAACACAATGGGTGATGCCGTCAGCGATCTGCGGCAACTTAACCTTTCCTTACGGAGGTAA
- a CDS encoding ankyrin repeat domain-containing protein, with the protein MKKLLVVACALFSIAAQAQQNVLLEQSFWKNSPDVNAVKAEIEKGANPSQFNNNMFDPVVLAINAQAPNATIEYLMTFPGNTVDKLTHDGRIYLHWAAMRGNVALMESLVAKGAKGNFVDGHGATPINFAAGGGQQNTKVYDICLAHGADLKKDLNHDGANALLIAVANDKDLALTNYFVSKGLDIKSTDAAGNNAFSYAARAGKIDVLKTLLQKGVPANSNAILMAAQGSRAGANPIEVYQYLESLNLKPTVVSKTGENALHFVVRKPKQEEIIKYFLDKGVDVNNADENGNTVFMNAAASNRETTALDILLPKVKDVNQGNSKGVSALAMAVRSNSPEVIGYLIGKGADINTTDKNGDNLSFYLAQSYNAQKASEFDAKVAVLQEKGFKIAAPAKNGNTLYHVAVAKNDLSLLKRLEALQLDVNAKNAEGLTALHRAAMVSKDDVVLKYLISIGAKKDIETNFKETAFDLAGENESLSKNNVTVNFLK; encoded by the coding sequence ATGAAAAAACTTCTTGTCGTCGCTTGTGCATTATTTTCTATTGCTGCTCAGGCTCAGCAGAATGTGCTTCTGGAACAGTCATTCTGGAAAAATTCCCCAGATGTGAATGCGGTCAAAGCAGAGATTGAGAAAGGAGCAAACCCTTCTCAGTTTAACAATAATATGTTTGACCCGGTCGTGCTGGCGATCAATGCCCAGGCACCGAATGCAACCATTGAATATTTGATGACATTCCCGGGCAATACGGTTGATAAATTGACACATGATGGCCGCATTTACCTGCATTGGGCTGCTATGCGTGGTAATGTAGCATTAATGGAGTCGCTTGTCGCCAAAGGTGCGAAAGGAAATTTTGTGGATGGGCACGGAGCAACTCCTATCAATTTTGCAGCGGGCGGCGGTCAGCAGAATACCAAAGTTTACGATATCTGTCTGGCACACGGCGCTGACCTTAAAAAAGACCTTAACCACGACGGTGCCAATGCATTGCTTATCGCGGTGGCGAATGATAAAGACCTTGCCTTGACCAATTATTTCGTTTCAAAAGGCCTTGATATAAAAAGTACTGACGCTGCCGGCAACAATGCATTCAGCTATGCCGCCCGTGCTGGTAAGATTGATGTATTGAAAACGCTTCTGCAAAAAGGAGTACCTGCCAATTCCAATGCGATATTGATGGCGGCACAAGGATCACGCGCCGGTGCCAATCCTATTGAAGTATATCAATACCTGGAAAGCCTGAACCTGAAACCAACTGTGGTGAGCAAAACTGGTGAAAATGCATTGCATTTCGTCGTACGGAAACCTAAGCAGGAAGAAATTATCAAGTACTTCCTGGACAAAGGCGTTGATGTAAATAACGCCGACGAAAACGGAAATACAGTGTTCATGAATGCAGCTGCCAGCAACCGCGAAACTACTGCGCTCGACATCTTGCTTCCCAAAGTGAAAGACGTTAATCAGGGTAATTCGAAGGGTGTGAGCGCATTAGCCATGGCAGTTCGCAGTAATTCTCCCGAAGTAATCGGATACCTGATCGGCAAAGGCGCCGACATTAATACGACTGATAAGAATGGCGACAACCTGTCTTTCTATCTGGCCCAGTCATACAATGCACAGAAAGCCAGCGAGTTCGATGCCAAAGTCGCAGTTCTTCAGGAAAAAGGTTTCAAAATTGCCGCCCCTGCTAAAAATGGCAATACGTTGTACCATGTAGCTGTGGCCAAAAATGACCTGTCGCTGCTGAAACGCCTGGAAGCCTTGCAACTCGATGTAAATGCGAAGAATGCAGAAGGCCTTACCGCGCTTCACAGGGCTGCTATGGTTTCGAAAGACGACGTTGTGCTTAAATATCTGATATCGATCGGGGCTAAAAAAGATATTGAAACTAACTTCAAAGAAACTGCCTTTGACCTGGCCGGCGAAAATGAATCGCTGTCCAAAAACAATGTAACTGTTAATTTCCTGAAATAA